The following are encoded together in the Thunnus maccoyii chromosome 18, fThuMac1.1, whole genome shotgun sequence genome:
- the aspdh gene encoding putative L-aspartate dehydrogenase — MATSNSSLRIGVVGYGHLGQYLVERILKDGAAVGLTLAFVWNRNSEKFKGLIADELILGDLSSFADRRCDVIVEVCHPQIVKEFGLHFLSQSHLMVGSPSALSDADLNQKLRQAAQLHGRTLYVPSGALWGGQDIQRLNDSGALKALFIRMSKHPSCFRLTGDVLSDWTEGEGRRVLFSGSVAELCPLAPNNVNTMAAAAVAAGTLGFTGVQGEIVSDTALSDYHVVEVEVTGPTGFSVHTVRRNPAKLGAVTGSATYNSFWNSLLVCKGHGGRVYLC, encoded by the exons gacagTACCTGGTGGAGAGGATCCTTAAAGATGGGGCTGCTGTCGGTTTAACTCTCGCTTTTGTTTGGAACAGAAATTCTGAGAAGTTCAAAGGTTTAATTGCCGATGAACTCATACTTGGTGATCTGTCATCCTTTGCAGACag GCGGTGTGATGTGATTGTAGAGGTCTGCCATCCTCAGATAGTCAAAGAATTTGGGCTCCACTTCCTGTCTCAGTCTCATTTAATG gTGGGCTCTCCCTCCGCCCTCTCTGATGCTGATCTGAACCAAAAACTCCGTCAAGCGGCTCAGCTGCATGGTAGGACGCTCTACGTCCCCAGTGGTGCATTATGGGGAGGCCAGGACATCCAGAGGCTGAATGATAGTGGGGCCTTGAAG GCTCTGTTTATAAGAATGTCCAAGCATCCATCCTGCTTCCGGCTGACAGGAGACGTCCTCTCTGATTGGACGGAGGGGGAGGGCAGGCGTGTTTTATTCAGTGGCTCTGTGGCAGAGCTGTGCCCCCTTGCTCCTAACAACGTTAACACcatggcagcagcagcggtggcAGCAGGAACACTTGGCTTTACAGGTGTTCAAGGGGAGATTGTGTCAGACACAGC GTTAAGTGACTATCatgtggtggaggtggaggtgacTGGGCCTACTGGCTTCTCAGTGCACACAGTGAGGAGGAATCCAGCCAAACTTGGTGCTGTAACCGGCAGCGCAACGTACAACTCCTTCTGGAACAGTTTACTTG TTTGCAAAGGTCACGGAGGCAGAGTTTACTTGTGCTGA